One stretch of Cellulomonas wangsupingiae DNA includes these proteins:
- a CDS encoding NAD-dependent epimerase/dehydratase family protein, translating into MRVLVTGASGLLGRTTAARVRDAGHEVRTFQRRPSGVDGVEDRPGSVTDPDDVDRAVRGVDAVVHLAAKVSLAGDPADFRRVNVDGTRTLLTAAARYGVADVVHVSSPSVAHTGTAIVGEDARRADPLRARGAYARTKAEAELLALTFEGDLRVVAVRPHLVWGPGDVQLVARIAERARTGRLPLLGHGAALIDTTYLDNAASALVAALHRLGDADGVVRGQAYVVTNGEPRTVAEMVAGICTAAGVPAPTYRVPAAVARGAGAVVEAVWGRLPLRSADGEPPMTRFLAEQLSTAHWFDQRRTRADLRWRPEVSIDEGLHRLAERSRAARPPR; encoded by the coding sequence GTGAGGGTCCTGGTCACGGGGGCGTCCGGCCTGCTGGGCCGCACGACCGCCGCGCGCGTCCGTGATGCCGGGCACGAGGTCCGCACGTTCCAGCGCCGGCCCAGCGGGGTCGACGGCGTGGAGGACCGCCCCGGCTCGGTCACCGACCCCGACGACGTCGATCGTGCCGTCCGCGGGGTCGACGCGGTCGTGCACCTCGCGGCCAAGGTGTCGCTCGCCGGGGACCCGGCGGACTTCCGGCGCGTCAACGTCGACGGCACGCGCACGCTGCTCACCGCGGCCGCCCGGTACGGCGTCGCGGACGTCGTCCACGTGTCGTCGCCGTCGGTCGCGCACACGGGCACCGCGATCGTCGGCGAGGACGCGCGACGTGCCGACCCGCTGCGTGCGCGCGGCGCGTACGCCCGCACCAAGGCCGAGGCGGAGCTCCTCGCCCTGACCTTCGAGGGCGACCTGCGGGTCGTCGCGGTCCGGCCGCACCTCGTGTGGGGGCCCGGTGACGTGCAGCTCGTCGCGCGCATCGCCGAGCGCGCCCGCACCGGTCGGCTCCCGCTGCTCGGCCACGGCGCCGCCCTCATCGACACGACGTACCTCGACAACGCGGCATCGGCGCTGGTGGCGGCCCTGCACCGGCTGGGAGACGCGGACGGCGTCGTCCGCGGGCAGGCGTACGTCGTGACGAACGGAGAGCCGCGGACGGTCGCGGAGATGGTCGCGGGGATCTGTACGGCCGCCGGGGTGCCCGCCCCGACGTACCGCGTGCCCGCCGCGGTGGCGCGGGGGGCGGGCGCCGTGGTGGAGGCCGTCTGGGGGCGTCTCCCGCTGCGCAGCGCCGACGGGGAGCCGCCCATGACGCGGTTCCTCGCGGAGCAGCTGTCGACCGCGCACTGGTTCGACCAGCGCCGCACGCGCGCCGACCTGCGCTGGCGACCCGAGGTGTCGATCGACGAGGGTCTGCACCGCCTGGCCGAGCGGTCGCGCGCGGCCCGGCCCCCGCGATGA
- a CDS encoding 3-oxoacyl-ACP synthase III, with translation MRVAGNATSTYRNAALLSLAAVTPDRVTTSAELDARLQPVLDRLRLPPGLLQRIAGVHERRNWAEGQSFGAATIEAGEKALAEAGVDRARVGLLVNTSVTRPHLEPSVAVGMHHGLGLPSSAVNFDIANACLGFINGMSLAAQLIDAGQIEYALVVDGEDADQVQHRTVERLSRDGTTRADFMREFPTLTLGSGAAAALLGPADAHPSGHRLLGGVTRAATQFHGLCVGSASGMYTDAKALLRGGMQLVMAAWQEARTHADWSDMDRYVMHQVSDVHTDAIVKAAKLDRSRVPLTYPRLGNVGPASIPITLAHEAASLTPGDRVLLMGVGSGINTAMLELAW, from the coding sequence GTGCGAGTGGCCGGCAACGCGACATCGACGTACCGCAACGCGGCTCTGCTGTCCCTGGCGGCGGTCACACCTGACCGGGTGACCACGTCCGCGGAGCTCGACGCCCGCCTGCAGCCCGTCCTGGACCGGCTGCGGCTGCCGCCGGGTCTGCTCCAGCGCATCGCGGGCGTGCACGAGCGCCGCAACTGGGCCGAGGGGCAGAGCTTCGGCGCCGCGACCATCGAGGCGGGGGAGAAGGCGCTCGCCGAGGCGGGCGTCGACCGCGCGCGGGTCGGCCTGCTGGTCAACACGTCGGTCACGCGGCCGCACCTCGAGCCGTCCGTCGCCGTCGGCATGCACCACGGGCTGGGTCTGCCGTCGTCGGCCGTGAACTTCGACATCGCGAACGCGTGCCTCGGGTTCATCAACGGCATGAGCCTCGCGGCCCAGCTCATCGACGCGGGGCAGATCGAGTACGCGCTGGTCGTCGACGGCGAGGACGCGGACCAGGTCCAGCACCGCACCGTCGAGCGGCTGTCCCGCGACGGCACGACCCGTGCCGACTTCATGCGCGAGTTCCCCACGCTCACGCTCGGCTCGGGCGCCGCGGCCGCGCTTCTCGGCCCGGCCGACGCCCACCCGTCCGGGCACCGCCTGCTCGGGGGCGTCACACGTGCCGCGACGCAGTTCCACGGCCTGTGCGTCGGCAGCGCCAGCGGCATGTACACCGATGCGAAGGCGCTGCTGCGGGGCGGCATGCAGCTCGTCATGGCGGCGTGGCAGGAGGCCCGCACGCACGCCGACTGGTCGGACATGGACCGGTACGTCATGCACCAGGTCTCCGACGTCCACACGGACGCGATCGTCAAGGCCGCGAAGCTCGACCGGTCCCGCGTGCCGCTCACGTACCCGCGCCTCGGGAACGTCGGGCCGGCGTCCATCCCGATCACCCTGGCGCACGAGGCGGCGAGCCTCACTCCGGGCGACCGTGTCCTGCTCATGGGTGTGGGCTCCGGCATCAACACCGCGATGCTGGAGCTCGCCTGGTGA
- a CDS encoding alpha/beta fold hydrolase, translating to MRPAATRPAGRLPRPTTAPARLPPGGLPGLDPAWSRLVAVPETPLDGSLALPGAASGPAADRTWHVLDTGPLLAARGLTPVGTLLCVHGNPTWSYLWRGLATAGLGAGGTRTGAWRVVAVDQLEMGYSERTGTHRTLRRRVRDLADLTDALGLGGPVVTVGHDWGGVVSLGWAVDHPDALAGVVLLDTAVHQPADRPIPLPLRAALGVLGPSTVATPAFLETTLALAHPPLPDDVKDAYRAPYRTAGRRSGIGAFVADIPVGPGHPSASELDRIADGVRDLDVPALLLWGPRDPVFDETHLGDLCGRLPRAQVHRFEGAGHLLPEDADTAGAVMTWLADRHDDVPAAAPAPPRGADARTPAGGRAPMWHHLDELADDDSTALVEMAPATGGGVRTVTWRLLARRVRELACGLHAAGVRRGDRVSLLVPPGADLTATLYACLRIGAVVVVADAGLGARGLTRAVRGAQPAVVVGERRGLAAARALRWPGRRVSTTTLPPATAAALGVELSLPDVVDLGAGTGLPPAPAPDDLAAVLFTSGSTGPAKGVVYTHAQLAAMRDALAAQYGLGVGTGIVAGFAPFALLGPALGCCSVTPDMDVTAPRTLTARAVAAAADAAAVGVDGTTVVFLSPAAVANVVATSGELTADDERALARVRLLLSAGAPVAERLLAAVGDLVPRAVPHTPYGMTEGLLLTDVTLEEIRAAGPGGAAGGACVGRPAAGVTVRISALDADGRATGPLTAAPDVTGEVVVAAPHVKDHYDRLWLTDRDSRRGTPDGDGATRPGATRPAGAEDLVPGARWHRTGDVGRLDADGRLWIEGRLAHVLVTADGPVTPVGPERRAESVPGVRRAGVVGVGPRGTQQVVVVVETQVGARRPALAAPALTAAVRTAVGRDVAAVLVVPDLPTDVRHNSKIDRARLAAWADRVLAGGRMGRP from the coding sequence GTGAGACCGGCTGCGACGAGGCCCGCCGGTCGGCTGCCCAGGCCGACGACCGCACCCGCCCGGCTCCCCCCGGGCGGCCTGCCCGGCCTCGACCCCGCCTGGTCGCGCCTCGTCGCCGTCCCCGAGACGCCGCTCGACGGGTCGCTTGCCCTGCCCGGCGCGGCGAGCGGGCCGGCCGCCGACCGCACGTGGCACGTGCTCGACACGGGACCGCTCCTCGCCGCTCGTGGCCTCACGCCCGTCGGGACCCTGCTGTGCGTGCACGGGAACCCGACGTGGTCGTACCTGTGGCGCGGACTCGCCACTGCCGGTCTCGGTGCCGGCGGCACCCGCACCGGCGCGTGGCGCGTCGTCGCCGTCGACCAGCTCGAGATGGGCTACTCCGAGCGCACCGGGACGCACCGGACGCTGCGCCGCCGCGTGCGGGACCTCGCCGACCTCACGGACGCCCTCGGGCTCGGCGGGCCCGTCGTCACGGTCGGGCACGACTGGGGTGGTGTCGTCTCCCTCGGCTGGGCCGTCGACCACCCCGACGCGCTCGCGGGCGTCGTGCTGCTGGACACCGCGGTGCACCAGCCGGCGGACCGGCCGATCCCCCTGCCGCTGCGGGCCGCGCTCGGCGTGCTCGGCCCGTCGACCGTCGCGACGCCTGCGTTCCTCGAGACGACGCTCGCCCTCGCGCACCCGCCGCTGCCCGATGACGTCAAGGACGCCTACCGCGCGCCGTACCGCACCGCCGGACGACGCTCCGGGATCGGCGCGTTCGTCGCGGACATCCCCGTCGGCCCCGGTCACCCGAGCGCGAGCGAGCTCGACCGCATCGCCGACGGCGTCCGCGACCTCGACGTCCCCGCGCTCCTGCTGTGGGGGCCGCGGGACCCGGTGTTCGACGAGACGCACCTCGGGGACCTCTGCGGGCGTCTGCCGCGTGCGCAGGTGCACCGCTTCGAGGGGGCCGGCCACCTCCTCCCCGAGGACGCCGACACCGCGGGCGCCGTGATGACGTGGCTCGCGGACCGTCACGACGACGTGCCGGCCGCCGCCCCCGCGCCTCCCCGCGGCGCCGACGCGCGCACCCCCGCCGGGGGCCGGGCGCCGATGTGGCACCACCTCGACGAGCTCGCCGACGACGACTCGACGGCGCTCGTCGAGATGGCACCCGCCACCGGCGGGGGCGTCCGCACGGTGACGTGGCGCCTGCTCGCGCGGCGCGTCCGCGAGCTCGCGTGCGGCCTGCACGCGGCCGGGGTGCGCCGGGGGGACCGGGTCTCGCTGCTCGTCCCGCCCGGCGCCGACCTCACCGCGACCCTGTACGCGTGCCTGCGGATCGGCGCCGTCGTCGTCGTCGCGGACGCAGGCCTCGGGGCGCGCGGGCTGACGCGCGCGGTGCGCGGCGCGCAGCCGGCGGTCGTCGTGGGGGAGCGCAGGGGGCTGGCCGCGGCGCGCGCCCTGCGGTGGCCGGGGCGCCGCGTGTCCACGACGACGCTGCCGCCCGCGACCGCCGCGGCCCTCGGTGTCGAGCTGAGCCTGCCCGACGTCGTGGACCTGGGCGCCGGTACCGGGCTGCCGCCCGCGCCGGCCCCCGACGACCTCGCGGCGGTCCTGTTCACGTCCGGGTCGACCGGCCCCGCGAAGGGCGTCGTGTACACGCACGCGCAGCTCGCGGCCATGCGCGACGCCCTCGCGGCCCAGTACGGACTGGGCGTCGGGACGGGCATCGTGGCGGGCTTCGCGCCGTTCGCGCTGCTCGGTCCGGCGCTCGGCTGCTGCTCGGTGACGCCCGACATGGACGTCACGGCGCCCCGCACCCTGACCGCGCGGGCGGTCGCCGCCGCGGCCGACGCGGCCGCGGTCGGGGTCGACGGCACGACGGTCGTGTTCCTGTCGCCCGCAGCCGTCGCCAACGTCGTCGCGACGTCGGGCGAGCTCACCGCCGACGACGAGCGGGCGCTGGCGCGCGTGCGTCTGCTGCTCTCGGCCGGTGCGCCGGTCGCTGAGCGGCTGCTCGCGGCGGTCGGGGACCTCGTCCCGCGCGCCGTCCCGCACACCCCCTACGGCATGACCGAGGGCCTGCTGCTCACCGACGTGACGCTCGAGGAGATCCGGGCCGCTGGGCCCGGCGGTGCGGCCGGCGGTGCGTGCGTCGGCCGGCCGGCCGCCGGCGTGACCGTCCGGATCAGCGCGCTCGACGCCGACGGGCGCGCGACGGGACCCCTCACGGCGGCTCCCGACGTCACCGGCGAGGTCGTCGTCGCCGCCCCCCACGTCAAGGACCACTACGACCGGCTGTGGCTGACCGACCGCGACAGCCGGCGCGGGACGCCCGACGGCGACGGAGCGACGAGGCCCGGAGCGACGCGGCCCGCGGGTGCCGAGGACCTCGTGCCCGGGGCCCGGTGGCACCGGACCGGCGACGTCGGGCGCCTCGACGCCGACGGGCGGCTCTGGATCGAGGGGCGGCTGGCGCACGTCCTGGTCACCGCGGACGGGCCCGTCACCCCGGTGGGCCCCGAGCGGCGCGCGGAGTCCGTGCCCGGGGTGCGGCGTGCGGGCGTCGTCGGCGTCGGGCCCCGCGGCACCCAGCAGGTCGTCGTCGTGGTCGAGACGCAGGTCGGTGCGCGCCGGCCCGCGCTCGCGGCGCCGGCGCTCACCGCGGCGGTGCGGACCGCCGTCGGGCGGGACGTCGCGGCGGTGCTCGTCGTGCCCGACCTGCCGACCGACGTCCGCCACAACTCCAAGATCGACCGTGCACGCCTCGCGGCCTGGGCCGACCGGGTGCTGGCCGGCGGGCGGATGGGCCGGCCGTGA
- a CDS encoding endo-1,4-beta-xylanase, whose protein sequence is MGRTARRGGGGPDATPPGGRRWATRWTGAGAAVVLVAVAAAVAVPALAGDETFDVEIRLEGRDGKVTGAGSYQPGETVELTATPGEGQVWAGWTSPDLAWIGARVDSFTMPEQDVVLTTTFRQEMAPLKDVYRDYFDVGNIWSHPGTYAAGSQPSETVDRHYSVMTAENAMKPDQLLPDDAIDPVTGEFTFRFDAADAFVDETLARGMTVHGHVLVWHGQSPPRLNTGATGGTRAQARANMERYVREVLTHFQGRAATWDVVNEAFVDGLETFDPATQDWRDQLRGGPHGGTSDWYTAYANGADAAAGESPADFIYDAFLFARQYGPEVRLEYNDFNVFQSEGKARAIIAMATDLNTRYAAEHPQDPRPLVEAIGMQSHNYLNQTPAFACSGHTRLPGLVDDEAAEWRAGACSDAASVERSIQLIVEAGFAVSISELDLQVWEAWDGQPEGDDRAAHRDLTDPSVHDRISRAGFTYWDGKIENRAELEAIQAQRFAEYFAVYKTYASHIDRVTFWGMTDEASWRSTHNPLILNSDFSEKLAAAASADPESWLGLEAPLTDVSGLESAVARAEESAATGATVADGAAVQDALDRARDVLTRDASQADLDAAATALLDAVAGVPQGS, encoded by the coding sequence ATGGGGCGCACCGCACGACGAGGTGGCGGTGGACCGGACGCGACGCCGCCCGGTGGTCGCCGCTGGGCCACGCGGTGGACGGGCGCGGGTGCCGCGGTCGTCCTGGTGGCCGTCGCCGCGGCCGTGGCCGTGCCGGCACTGGCCGGCGACGAGACCTTCGACGTCGAGATCCGGCTCGAGGGTCGCGACGGGAAGGTCACCGGTGCGGGCAGCTACCAGCCGGGGGAGACGGTCGAGCTGACGGCGACGCCCGGCGAGGGGCAGGTGTGGGCCGGGTGGACGTCGCCCGACCTGGCCTGGATCGGCGCCCGGGTGGACTCGTTCACGATGCCCGAGCAGGACGTCGTCCTGACGACGACGTTCCGCCAGGAGATGGCCCCGCTCAAGGACGTCTACCGCGACTACTTCGACGTGGGGAACATCTGGTCCCACCCGGGCACGTACGCAGCGGGATCGCAGCCGTCGGAGACGGTCGACCGGCACTACAGCGTCATGACGGCCGAGAACGCGATGAAGCCGGACCAGCTGCTGCCCGATGACGCCATCGACCCCGTGACGGGCGAGTTCACCTTCCGGTTCGACGCGGCCGACGCGTTCGTCGACGAGACGCTCGCGCGCGGCATGACGGTGCACGGGCACGTGCTCGTCTGGCACGGCCAGTCCCCGCCGCGTCTCAACACCGGCGCGACGGGCGGGACGCGCGCGCAGGCCAGGGCCAACATGGAGCGGTACGTCCGCGAGGTGCTCACGCACTTCCAGGGCCGCGCCGCGACGTGGGACGTCGTCAACGAGGCGTTCGTCGACGGGCTGGAGACGTTCGACCCCGCGACGCAGGACTGGCGCGACCAGCTGCGCGGCGGCCCCCACGGCGGGACGTCCGACTGGTACACCGCCTACGCCAACGGTGCCGACGCGGCGGCGGGGGAGAGCCCGGCGGACTTCATCTACGACGCGTTCCTGTTCGCCCGGCAGTACGGGCCGGAGGTGCGCCTGGAGTACAACGACTTCAACGTCTTCCAGTCCGAGGGCAAGGCGCGGGCCATCATCGCGATGGCCACCGACCTCAACACCCGCTACGCCGCCGAGCACCCGCAGGACCCGCGTCCGCTGGTCGAGGCCATCGGCATGCAGTCGCACAACTACCTCAACCAGACCCCGGCCTTCGCGTGCTCGGGCCACACCCGGCTGCCGGGCCTGGTCGACGACGAGGCTGCGGAGTGGCGCGCGGGCGCGTGCTCGGACGCCGCCTCCGTCGAGCGGTCGATCCAGCTCATCGTCGAGGCGGGCTTCGCGGTCAGCATCAGCGAGCTGGACCTGCAGGTCTGGGAAGCGTGGGACGGCCAGCCCGAGGGGGACGACCGCGCCGCCCACCGCGACCTGACGGACCCGTCCGTCCACGACCGGATCTCCCGCGCCGGCTTCACCTACTGGGACGGCAAGATCGAGAACCGCGCCGAGCTCGAGGCGATCCAGGCGCAGCGGTTCGCCGAGTACTTCGCCGTCTACAAGACGTACGCCTCGCACATCGACCGCGTGACGTTCTGGGGCATGACCGACGAGGCGAGCTGGCGCTCCACCCACAACCCGCTGATCCTCAACAGCGACTTCTCCGAGAAGCTCGCGGCCGCCGCCAGTGCGGATCCCGAGAGCTGGCTCGGGCTGGAGGCGCCGCTGACGGACGTCTCCGGGCTCGAGAGCGCGGTCGCCCGGGCCGAGGAGTCCGCCGCCACCGGTGCCACGGTGGCCGACGGCGCGGCGGTGCAGGACGCGCTGGACCGCGCGCGGGACGTCCTGACGCGGGACGCGTCGCAGGCGGACCTGGATGCGGCGGCCACGGCGCTGCTCGACGCGGTCGCGGGGGTGCCGCAGGGGTCGTAG